From Spea bombifrons isolate aSpeBom1 chromosome 6, aSpeBom1.2.pri, whole genome shotgun sequence, a single genomic window includes:
- the TAL1 gene encoding T-cell acute lymphocytic leukemia protein 1: MMERLGTEMGDSQNVASPPQNTEEAVKTPGVELSGGNEGAAPCSPPRDVPVIELLRMGEGSGNIKAREQELLLQSVRTTELCRAPLTPATELCRAPLTPATELCRAPLTPATELCRAPLTPASELCRAPLTPATELCRAPLSVSGPPLTATTELCRPPIPLPVTGPLVEQAAEARMVQLSPPATLPLQAAGRTMLYGLSQPLTPGNSAYFGDPETFPMFNNNSRVKRRTGPYEVEVTEGGPHTKVVRRIFTNSRERWRQQNVNGAFAELRKLIPTHPPDKKLSKNEILRLAMKYINFLAKLLDDQEEEGNQRSKVNKDNGMVQQDLLQDMLSPNSSCGSSMDGAPSPDSFSEDHDTLDSKHNRNLHQSMLSVESNGQR, from the exons ATGATGGAAAGGTTGGGGACAGAGATGGGTGACAGCCAAAACGTCGCAtctcccccccaaaacacagaaGAGGCTGTGAAGACGCCTGGTGTGGAGCTGAGTGGGGGCAATGAGGGGGCGGCCCCCTGCTCCCCCCCTCGGGATGTGCCGGTGATTGAGCTGCTCAGGATGGGGGAGGGATCGGGGAATATAAAGGCCAGAGAGCAAGAGCTGCTACTGCAAAGCGTGAGGACCACCGAGCTGTGCAGAGCCCCCCTGACTCCAGCCACCGAGCTGTGCAGAGCCCCCCTGACTCCAGCCACCGAGCTGTGCAGAGCCCCCCTGACTCCAGCCACCGAGCTGTGCAGAGCCCCCCTGACTCCAGCCAGCGAACTCTGCAGAGCCCCCCTGACTCCAGCCACTGAACTCTGCAGAGCCCCCCTGTCCGTGTCCGGACCACCCCTCACTGCCACCACCGAGCTGTGCAGACCCCCGATCCCTCTTCCAGTGACCGGACCACTTGTAGAACAAGCTGCCGAAGCCCGGATGGTGCAACTGAGCCCCCCGGCAACCCTCCCCCTGCAGGCGGCTGGTAGAACCATGCTCTATGGGCTGAGCCAACCCCTGACACCGGGCAACAG CGCCTACTTCGGTGATCCAGAAACATTTCCAATGTTCAACAATAATTCCAGAGTAAAAAGACGCACAGGTCCATATGAAGTTGAAGTGACAGAAG GAGGTCCTCATACAAAAGTCGTCCGCCGCATTTTCACAAACAGCCGGGAGAGATGGAGACAACAAAATGTCAATGGGGCTTTTGCTGAGCTGCGCAAGCTTATTCCAACTCACCCACCAGATAAAAAACTCAGCAAGAATGAAATTCTCCGCCTGGCCATGAAATACATCAACTTCCTAGCCAAACTTCTTGATGACCAAGAAGAAGAAGGTAACCAACGGAGCAAGGTGAATAAAGATAACGGAATGGTCCAACAAGACCTTCTTCAGGACATGCTGTCTCCAAACTCCAGCTGTGGAAGCTCTATGGATGGGGCACCCAGCCCTGACAGTTTCTCAGAAGACCATGATACACTGGACTCCAAGCATAACCGAAATCTTCATCAGTCCATGCTATCTGTAGAAAGCAATGGGCAACGATGA